In a genomic window of Onychostoma macrolepis isolate SWU-2019 chromosome 08, ASM1243209v1, whole genome shotgun sequence:
- the elovl7a gene encoding elongation of very long chain fatty acids protein 7a, which yields MVFREFTSTAAQLYDKWMKDADPRTEDWLLMSSPLPQTVIIAFYIYFVISLGPRLMENRKPFDLKRVLIIYNFSVVAYSLYMCYEFVMSGWGTGYSFGCDLVDYSRSPKAMRMAWTCWLYYFSKFIELLDTVFFVLRKKRNQVTFLHVYHHSIMPFTWWFGVRFSPGGLGTFHALLNCIVHVIMYTYYGLSALGPTYQKFLWWKKHLTSIQLIQFVIVTLHISQYFFMKDCPYLYPVFIYIIGLYGILFLLLFLNFWYHAYTKGKRLPKGLQNTTMQQNNNDIHHKKK from the exons ATGGTGTTCCGTGAGTTCACATCTACAGCTGCACAGCTGTATGACAAGTGGATGAAAGATGCAG ACCCCAGGACAGAAGACTGGCTGCTCATGTCCTCGCCGCTGCCCCAAAcagttattattgcattttacatcTACTTTGTGATATCACTGGGGCCCAGGTTAATGGAGAACAGGAAGCCATTTGATCTGAAGCGGGTCCTCATCATCTATAATTTCAGCGTTGTGGCTTATTCTCTTTACATGTGTTATGAG TTTGTGATGTCAGGCTGGGGAACAGGGTATTCATTCGGCTGTGATCTAGTAGACTACTCTCGATCGCCAAAAGCCATGAGG ATGGCATGGACTTGCTGGCTCTATTACTTCTCCAAGTTTATTGAGTTGTTGGACACA GTTTTCTTTGTTCTGAGGAAAAAGCGCAATCAGGTGACCTTCCTACATGTCTACCATCATTCCATCATGCCTTTCACTTGGTGGTTTGGAGTCCGGTTTTCTCCAG GTGGTTTGGGGACATTTCACGCCCTTCTAAACTGCATCGTTCATGTCATCATGTATACATACTATGGATTGTCAGCTCTGGGCCCTACCTACCAGAAGTTTTTATGGTGGAAGAAGCATTTGACTTCAATACAGCTT ATCCAGTTTGTCATCGTAACCTTACATATTAGCCAGTACTTCTTCATGAAAGACTGTCCCTACCTGTATCCTGTATTCATCTACATCATTGGTCTGTATGGtatcctcttcctcctcctcttcctcaacTTCTGGTACCATGCATACACAAAAGGCAAAAGGCTTCCTAAAGGCCTGCAAAACACAACCATGCAACAGAACAACAATGACATACACCACAAGAAAAAATAA